One window of the Candidatus Saccharibacteria bacterium genome contains the following:
- a CDS encoding four helix bundle protein: MTNSKPENLEDRTFRYAENCKALIKQLPKSITNIEYAKQLARSSGSVAANYIEANESLGKKDFVMRCRISRKEVKESRLWLKLIDTTDEYRHNQAQLIDESTELLKILSSIIGKSS; encoded by the coding sequence ATGACAAATTCCAAGCCGGAAAACCTCGAAGATCGAACGTTTCGTTATGCTGAAAACTGCAAAGCGCTTATTAAGCAGCTTCCGAAATCGATAACAAATATTGAGTATGCGAAACAACTCGCACGCTCATCCGGTTCTGTGGCCGCTAACTACATTGAGGCGAATGAGTCTCTCGGCAAAAAAGATTTTGTCATGCGCTGCCGCATTAGCAGAAAAGAAGTAAAGGAATCTAGGCTTTGGTTGAAACTCATCGATACGACTGATGAGTATCGTCATAATCAGGCTCAACTAATCGATGAATCAACTGAGTTACTAAAGATACTATCGTCAATAATTGGTAAATCATCGTGA